A single window of Lutzomyia longipalpis isolate SR_M1_2022 chromosome 1, ASM2433408v1 DNA harbors:
- the LOC129786997 gene encoding F-box/LRR-repeat protein 15-like, which produces MECDECENVEDVMETGEAIRETTIFDIPVQDIMVDRIAKFLRWEDLVNLRCCSRSAQELADRLFEGLSKLQIIHYTGCLKGPFPFIFRTCRKLRKIYLSNLAWLTNELLVELLCNNPNLEFFHISLCPKITATGLLPLATHNKKLLFLFMPHMNFDDEFLNLFNQHNHQLLRVDFAWNKKITGPCLQTFFENQPNLTKIRLTYVKADISTCLQTIAKVCRKLYYMDISHCVVDVDDHVILGIADNCPDIRTMFTNMNVHCETKKYLRNRGIDTGVLDGCKELCCESEEHRRRRWEREAQEFREFRSRRKDFFPVRDIREIRELREARRRQRENREVRESH; this is translated from the exons ATGGAGTGCGACGAGTGCGAAAATGTTGAGGATGTAATGGAGACTGGTGAGGCAATACGTGAGACAACAATCTTCGATATTCCCGTGCAGGATATAATGGTGGATCGTATTGCCAAGTTCCTGCGCTGGGAGGATTTAGTGAATCTCCGGTGCTGCTCCAGGAGTGCCCAGGAATTAGCTGACAGGCTGTTTGAGGGGTTGTCAAAGCTGCAAATAATCCATTACACCGGCTGCTTGAAAGGCCCCTTCCCATTCATCTTCCGCACATGCAGAAAACTCCGCAAGATTTACCTGTCGAACTTAGCGTGGCTCACAAATGAGCTTCTCGTGGAGCTTTTGTGCAATAATCcaaatttggaattttttcacattagTCTGTGCCCCAAAATCACAGCTACTGGACTCCTTCCGCTTGCCACGCACAACAAGAAGTTACTCTTCCTGTTCATGCCACACATGAACTTTGACGATGAATTCCTGAATTTGTTCAATCAGCACAACCACCAGCTGCTGCGTGTTGATTTTGCCTGGAACAAGAAGATCACCGGACCCTGTTTGCAGACCTTCTTTGAGAATCAACCCAACTTAACAAAGATACGCCTGACCTACGTGAAAGCGGACATCTCCACTTGCCTCCAGACTATTGCTAAAGTTTGCCGGAAACTCTATTACATGGACATCAGTCACTGCGTTGTGGATGTTGATGATCATGTGATACT GGGAATCGCTGACAATTGTCCAGATATCCGCACCATGTTCACCAATATGAATGTCCACTGTGAGACAAAAAAGTATCTCCGCAACAGAGGCATTGACACCGGAGTCCTCGATGGGTGCAAGGAGTTGTGCTGCGAAAGTGAAGAGCATCGTCGAAGGAGATGGGAAAGAGAAGCTCAGGAATTCCGGGAGTTTCGTAGCAGGCGGAAGGACTTCTTTCCAGTCCGTGATATTAGGGAGATACGTGAACTTCGTGAAGCACGGCGGCGACAAAGGGAGAACCGGGAGGTCAGGGAATCACATTAA
- the LOC129787000 gene encoding elongation factor Tu — translation MTTYKALRALLAPAFRDATKRTWISGTSQRFSGIIYCQTRGYAAEKKVFQRVKPHCNVGTIGHVDHGKTTLTAAITKVLADRDLAESRKYTDIDNAPEEKARGITINVAHIEYQTETRHYGHTDCPGHADYIKNMITGTAQMDGAILVVAATDGVMPQTREHLLLAKQIGINYIVVFINKVDAADQEMVELVEMEIRELMTEMGFDGDNVPVVKGSALAALEGKDAEIGAKPVLQLLDEVDKYIPTPQRDLDKPFLLPVENVYSIPGRGTVVTGRLERGTLKKGAECEFVGYNKVFKSTVTGVEMFHQILEEAHAGDQLGALVRGVKRDDVKRGMVMAKPGSVKGYDQFESQVYILNKEEGGRQKPFTNFIQLQMFSRTWDCAAQVTIPGKDMVMPGEDAKLIMRLIRPMVLEQGQRFTLRDGSLTLGTGVVTKVLPVLTDDERHALVEGKKAREKKAKAESTGK, via the exons ATGACGACATACAAAGCCTTGCGGGCACTCCTGGCACCGG CCTTCCGGGATGCTACGAAAAGAACGTGGATTTCTGGGACGTCTCAGCGTTTCTCCGGCATTATTTATTGTCAAACAAGGGGGTATGCGGCTGAGAAGAAGGTTTTCCAGCGTGTAAAGCCACACTGCAATGTCGGGACAATTGGGCATGTTGATCATGGCAAGACAACCCTCACGGCGGCAATCACGAAAGTTCTCGCGGATCGGGATTTGGCTGAATCACGAAAGTACACAGACATTGATAATGCTCCGGAAGAGAAGGCACGTGGAATTACCATCAATGTAGCTCACATTGAGTATCAAACGGAGACGCGTCACTATGGGCACACTGATTGTCCTGGACATGCGGATTACATTAAGAATATGATCACAGGAACAGCTCAGATGGATGGAGCGATTCTCGTTGTAGCTGCTACGGATGGTGTGATGCCCCAGACGCGTGAACATCTCCTCCTTGCCAAGCAAATTGGCATCAACTACATTGTGGTGTTTATCAACAAAGTCGATGCTGCTGATCAGGAAATGGTTGAACTGGTTGAGATGGAGATTCGTGAGTTGATGACAGAGATGGGATTCGACGGGGATAACGTGCCAGTTGTTAAGGGCAGTGCTTTGGCAGCTCTTGAGGGGAAGGATGCTGAAATTGGAGCTAAACCCGTGCTGCAGCTTCTCGATGAAGTGGACAAATACATCCCTACGCCTCAGCGTGATCTCGATAAGCCCTTCCTGCTGCCCGTTGAGAATGTCTACAGTATCCCTGGGCGAGGAACCGTCGTGACGGGACGTCTCGAGAGAGGGACACTCAAGAAGGGAGCTGAATGCGAATTTGTGGGCTACAACAAAGTTTTCAAGTCCACCGTAACGGGCGTTGAGATGTTCCATCAGATTCTCGAGGAGGCACATGCTGGTGATCAGCTTGGGGCCCTTGTGCGTGGAGTCAAGAGGGATGATGTCAAACGTGGCATGGTGATGGCTAAACCTGGATCTGTTAAAGG GTACGATCAGTTCGAGAGTCAGGTGTACATCCTCAATAAGGAGGAAGGTGGCCGACAGAAGCCCTTCACTAACTTCATCCAGCTCCAAATGTTCTCCCGGACGTGGGATTGCGCCGCACAGGTGACCATTCCCGGCAAGGACATGGTGATGCCCGGTGAAGACGCCAAGCTCATTATGCGCCTCATCCGACCCATGGTGCTGGAGCAGGGACAACGCTTCACCCTCCGTGATGGTTCCCTCACACTCGGCACCGGCGTCGTGACGAAAGTTCTTCCCGTGCTGACGGACGATGAGCGTCATGCCCTTGTTGAGGGCAAGAAGGCACGCGAGAAGAAAGCCAAGGCCGAGAGTACGGGCAAATAG
- the LOC129787001 gene encoding GTP-binding nuclear protein Ran produces MSTDADIPTFKCVLVGDGGTGKTTFVKRHMTGEFEKRYVATLGVEVHPLVFHTNRGAIRFNVWDTAGQEKFGGLRDGYYIQGQCAIIMFDVTSRVTYKNVPNWHRDLVRVCENIPIVLCGNKVDIKDRKVKAKSIVFHRKKNLQYYDISAKSNYNFEKPFLWLARKLVGDPNLEFVAMPALLPPEVKMDKAWQIQIEKDLQEAQATALPEDDEDL; encoded by the exons ATGTCAACTGATGCGGATATACCGACTTTCAAATGCGTCCTGGTTGGCGATGGCGGTACCGGAAAGACCACCTTCGTGAAGCGGCACATGACGGGTGAGTTCGAGAAGCGGTACGTGGCCACCCTCGGCGTGGAGGTGCACCCCCTCGTCTTTCACACAAACCGCGGCGCTATCCGCTTCAATGTGTGGGATACGGCTGGTCAGGAGAAATTCGGCGGGCTACGTGATGGCTACTACATCCAAGGTCAGTGCGCTATCATCATGTTCGATGTGACATCCCGCGTCACCTACAAGAACGTTCCAAACTGGCACCGAGACTTGGTGCGCGTCTGCGAGAACATCCCCATCGTGCTCTGTGGCAACAAAGTCGACATCAAGGATCGCAAAGTCAAAGCCAAGAGCATTGTTTTCCACAGGAAGAAGAACCTCCAG TACTACGACATCTCAGCCAAGTCGAACTACAACTTCGAGAAGCCCTTCCTTTGGCTCGCCCGGAAACTTGTTGGTGATCCGAATTTGGAGTTTGTGGCGATGCCAGCCCTTCTGCCGCCTGAGGTGAAGATGGATAAGGCGTGGCAGATTCAGATTGAGAAGGATCTGCAGGAGGCACAGGCTACGGCTCTGCCCGAGGACGATGAAGACCTGTAG